The Streptomyces cathayae DNA segment CGAGGTGAAGTCGCTGCGTCAGGGCAGGGCCTCGCTGGTGGACGGCTTCGTCCAGCTCGACGGCAACGAGGCGTGGCTGCACAACGTGCACGTCCCCGAGTACAGCCAGGGCACCTGGACCAACCACAGCGCGCGGCGCAAGCGCAAGCTGCTGCTGCACCGCGCGGAGATCGACAAGCTGGAGTCCAAGTCCCAGGAGACGGGACACACCATCGTGCCGCTCGCCCTGTACTTCAAGGACGGCCGCGCGAAGGTGGAGATCGCGCTGGCGAAGGGCAAGAAGGAGTACGACAAGCGTCAGACGCTCCGCGAGAAGCAGGACCGCCGCGAGACCGACCGGGCGATCTCGGCGGTCCGCCGCAAGCAGCGGGCGTAGCCCGCCCGTCCACGGCGGACGGGCGTGGGCGAGGAGGGCTCCGGACCCGTCCGGACCCGTCGCACGGGAATACGCTGGCACCGACCCGCGTTGGTCACGTACGATGGCGACAGCACCCCACAGCGGGTGCGCACCTTGAGAAAAAAACATGGGGATGATCGGTTTCGACAGCGGCTGTCGAAGCAGGGGAAGCGTGTCGAGGAAGCGGCCATGATCTCGTAAACCACAGGCCGAAAAAATAATCGCCAATTCCAAGCGATCCATCTCCCAGGGCGAGCTCGCCCTCGCTGCCTGATCTCAGGTAGCGAGCAGCAGCTCTCCTACTAGAGGGAGTGTCAGCCCGGGGGTGTTCCCGACCCGGATCCTGGCATCATTCAGGGGACTAAACCTTGATCCCGGTCACGGGGTGAAGAGGGAAATCAAACAGTGACTGAGCCCGTCGGAGACTTGTCCGCGTGATCTCCGGGGCTGAGAAAAGCACAGCGGACTGCACACGGAGAAGCCCTGATTCCGCACCGTTGGACGCGGGTTCGATTCCCGCCATCTCCACAATTCCCATGTGGGCACAGGCCCCGTCGCAGCAGCGGCGGGGCCTGTGTCGTGCGCGGCCGACCTTTCCATGGCCCGGTCCCTTCGCCGTCGCAGTGCGGCCGCGTCAGCCCAGCGGCAGAAGCGCCGCCACCGAGAACTCCTGGTCCTTCGGCCCGGCCTGCAGGGTGCCGCCCAGTGCGACGGCCCGGCCCCTGAGCCCGGCCAGGCCCGTGCCGCGGCGCCGTCCGCCCGCCGAGGGGAGGGGCGGCGCCGGGTCGGCGGCGACGCCGTCGTTGCGGACGGTCAGCCGGATGCCGTCGGCCCCGGTCCGCAGTTCGATCTCGCAGATCCGGGCACGGCTGTGCTCCAGCACATTGCCCACCGCCTCGTGCAGCACCGACCGCAGACAGTCCGCCACCGCGCCGCCCGGCTCGACGAGCGGGGGCAGGGAGGTGCGTACCGCTATCCCGGCGGCGGTGAGCAGCCGCTGGGCGTGGGCGAACTCGTCGGCCAGCGAGAAGGCCGCCTCGGGGCCGCTGATACGCCGCACGTCCTCATGCGTCCGCCGGGCGAGCTCCACCATTTCCGTGAGCGCCGCCCGGGCGGACCCTTCGGGAGCGTCCGCCCGCAGGGCGCTCTCCCCCCGCAGCGCGATGACCACCAGCGACGTGCCCACCAGGTCGTGCAGATCCTGCCGCATCCGGGCCCGGGTGCGCTGCTCGGCGAGCAGGGCCGTCTGCTCCCTGCTGCCGTGCAGCCGGGCGGCGAGCCGGGCGAGGTGGGCGACCGCGAAGACCGTGCTCGCCGTGATCGCCGTGCTCAGCAGAACGCTCAGCGAACCCCGGTCGGTGACGACCACGCCCGTGTGGATCAGTAACGGCCCGCTGGCGCCGACCAGCAGGGCGACCGGGAGAGAAGTGGTGGGCGGCAGCGTGAGCAGCACGGCGCCGGCCAGGAAACCGAGCAGGGACAGCCACCGGTAGTGGAAGAGCACCAGCGGCAGGTAGGTGAGCACGGCCTGCACCAGCAGCAGGGCCCACCTCCAGCGGTGCGGCAGCCGGTAGGGCGGCGGGGCGTACTGTCCGAGCAGGACGGCGGGCATCAGCACCAGCACGGTGAGCCCGGTCGCCACCGTGCGTCTGCCGATCGACGACGAGGCGACGTCCAGCGCCGTCAGCGCGAGCGATCCGACCACCAGCACGGTCAGTGTGCCGAAGGCGACCCGAGCCCCCGGCGGAGCCGCCCGGCTCCGCCCTGCCCCGCTCCGCATCGTCTCCCCGCCCCTGCCCTGACAGCCCCGCTCGCGGGTGGCCCCACCTGGTGGCCCGGGGAGGCCGGGGAGCGGTGATGATCTTGGTCCTTATGATTCTCACATGGTCGCCACAGGGGGGTGGAGGGGTCGGCGCCGTGGACATCCCCTCCGCGAAGGTCGCGGCCCGGCTGAGCGGCCAGCGGGTCGAGGCGCTGTCCGAGGGGACCGACATCGACGTCGAACTCGGTGAGACGGGCGACGTGGTGGAGGCCGAGGTGCGCCCTGAGGGGTCGCGGTCGACGAAGCGGGCCGGAGTTCGGTCTGCAGAAAGTGCACACGAAAGCCCGGTTGCCGGTGACCTCGCAAGCAGACATGGAAGGTTCATGCACAAGTACAGGCTGACATTCTTCCTCTTTTTTGTTCCCTTTATGGCGACAAGCGGGATCGACAGACTCGGACGGAACGGCTGGGCGCCGATTTTCGGCGCGCTCGAGATCGCCCTGGCTGTCGCTGTATCCGTGGGTGCAGGCAAGGAGATGTGGGATGCCCGTAGGAAGCGGTTGGTGGGCGAATGAGTGAAATGAGAAAAAAATCGGTCACGTTCGCCGTCATGGGCTGTGTTGCCTTCCTGATGGGGATCGTGGGCTGGGCCGTGTGGGGCAGGTTCCAAGCCATGGGCTCGTTCATGTCCTCGGCGGTTATCTTTGCCGGGGCATGGCTGTTCGAACGGTTCTCCGAGTCGCCGCGGGACACCTAGCCTTCCGCCGCGGACGCAGGCAGCCGTCCGGCCTGTCGTCCGGCACACGGGACCGCGCCAGAAAAGATCTTGCAGAGGGATAATCGGCCGGTGATCGAAGTGCTGGTGGTCGAGGACCACGCCGTGGTGCGGTCCGGGCTGGTGACGCTGCTCTCGCGGGAGCTGGGGATCCGGATCACCGGCCAGGCCGGTGACGGTCCGGCCGCGCTGGCCGAGGCCGAGCGGCTGCGGCCCGACGTGGTGCTCCTCGACATCGACCTGCCCGTCATGGACGGCATCGCCGTCGCCGCCGCACTCACCGCGCAGGTGCCGGGCTGCCGCATCCTGATGCTCACCGCCCTGGACCGCCCCGGCCATCTGGGCCGGGCGCTCGCCGCGGGGGTCTCCGGCTACCTGCTGAAAAGCGCCACCCTCGCCGAGACCGCGGACGCGATCCGCCGTATCGCCGCAGGCGGCCGACTGGTCGATCCCCGTATGCGCGACCGACGGGCCGCCGAACTCACCCCCTTGACCGAGAGGGAGGCCGAAGTGCTGCGGCTGGCGGCGACCGGCGCCCACGCCCGTGAGATCGCCGCCGAACTCTTCCTGAGCGTGGGCACGGTGCGCAATCGGCTCTCGTCCGCCGTGGGCAAGCTCCACGCCCGCACCCTCGTCGACGCCCTTCGCATCGCCGAACGCCACGGCTGGGTGTGACCGGCAACACCCCTGTCCGGGTGCACTCGTGAAGATCTCACTCCTCAGGGCACGGGTCGCGTGATCGGATCCATGTCGACCGACGCACGCCTGCCGCCGCTCACGAGGCGCGGCGCGGCGGGTGTGTGCGGGAGACGGGGAGTGCTCGGTGGCGATGGTGGGGTGGTGGGCCGCGGTGCGGCGGGTGAGGGTGGAGACGGCCGCGGTGTACGCCATGGCCGTGCTGGTGTACGGCTCGGCGGTGGTGGGCGTGGTGTTCGGCGGGCCGTGGACGATCGTGTGGTTCCTGCCCGCCCTGCTGGGCTCGCTGGTGGCGATCTGGTGCGTACGGTATGCGGCCCGATGGGAGGTGTCGGCGGCGGCGCGTGCGGCGGCGCGTGCGGCGGCGGAGGAGGAAGAGCCGCGGCACTGACGTCACCGTTCCGTTCGTGCCTCCGCGCGCGGTGCGGTGCTGGCGCGTTCCGTCAGGCGGGGCGGGAGCAGGGTGGCCTCCGGCACCGGGGCGCCGGACAGTTTCCGTAGCAGCAGGTGCACCGCGCGGGTGCCCAGTTCGGTGGAGGGCACGGCGACCGAGGTGGCCGGGACCCGGGCCGAGGCGGCCACGGGTGCCGGGCAGACGGCGACCAGGGAGAGGTCCTCGGGGGTCCGCAGGCCGAGCTGCTCGAAGGCGTCGATCAGCGGGTCGAGCAACGGCTCGTTGTGCACCACCAGCCCGGTCAGCGAAGGCTGCTCGCGCAGCAGCCGCTCGGCGATCGCGCGGGCCGCCTCCCGGCCCGCCTCGCACGGGTACACGGCGGAGGCGAGCCGGTGCCGGTCGGCGGCGGCCGTGAACCCCTGCACGAGCCGGCGCGCGAACGCCGTCCGCCGGACGTACACCTCCGGCGGCGAGCCGACCAGCGCCACCGTCCGGTGCCCCAGCCGCGCCAGATGCTCCACGCACAGCTCGCCCGCCGCACCGAAGTCCAGATCGACGCAGGTCAGCCCGTCCGGCTCGGCCGGGACGCCGATCAGCACGGACGGCAGGGGCAGCGAGCGCAGCAACGGCAGGCGGGGGTCCTGGAGTTGTACGTCCATCACGACCAGCGCGTCCGCCGCCCCCGTCTCCGCGACCCGCTCGATCCCCTCCTCGCCCTCCTCCTGGGTGAGCAGCAGCACATCGTGGTCGTGGGCGCGGGCGGCGGTGACCACCGACACCGCGAACTGCGTCACCACCGGTACGTGGACGCCGGAGCGCACCGGCACCGCCAGCGCCAGGACCCGGGAGCCGCCCCGGGCGGTGCCACGGGCACGGGCGGGCGCCCGGTAGCCCAGTTCACGGACGGCGGCCCGGACGCGGCGCCGGGTCTCGTCGGAGATCGGCCGCTTGCCGCTGAGCGCGTAGGAGACCGTGCTGGGGGAGACCCCGGCGCGCCGGGCCACATCCGTGATCTTCACCATCGGGGGTCCTCCACTGACACGGTTCGCGGGGGGAGAGAACGGGAGGGGGAACGGAGGGGGGAATGGAGGGGTGGGAGAGGGAAAAGAGTGTCGAAGCGCTTCGACGGGTGAAGGTATGTGCGGGCCCGGGGGCCGTCAATGGGCCGGACGGGATTCGACGGAGCGGTTCGACGGCCCGAACGGCGAGCGGGGGCCCAGCGGTCCGAACAGGGCCAGCGCCGTCAGCAGGGCCGTCCCGGCCGCCGCCACCGGAACCCCGTACCCGGCCGCCGCCGAGGCGTGTTCCACGAGCCAGCCGCCGGCCGCGCTGCCGCAGGCGATCCCGCCGAGCAGGCCGGTCACCGCGAGCGTCATGCCCTCGTTCAGCCGGCCCTCGGGGGTGCAGCGCTGGACCAGTGTCATCGTCGTGACCATCGTCGGCGCCGTGGCCATCCCGGCCAGCAGCAGCGCCCCCGCCAGCAGCGGGAGCGAGCCGGTGAGGGCCGCCGCGAGCAGCGGCAGCACCATCAGCGCGGTCATCGCGGCCAGGCACAGGGGCAGCCGGGACCAGGCGGACCCCGCCGGACGCACCGCCCCGTAGGCGAGGCCCGCCGCGCAGGAGCCGGCCGCCTGGAGGGCCAGCACCGCGCCGGCCGCCGGGCGGTGCCCCTGCGCGTCCGCGAACGCGATCGTGACGACCTCCATCGAGCCGAACACCGCACCGGTCGCCAGGCAGACGACGAGCAGCGGACGCATCCCGGGAGCCCGGAAGGGAGCCCGGCCCGTGGCGCGCCGTTCGGCCGGCGGCTCGGTGGAGCGCTGGGCGACGAACAGCGTCACGCCCGTCAGCAGCAGCACCGCGCCCACCAGCGTGCCCGCCTCCGGGAAGAGCGCCGAGCAGAGGAAGGCCGCGAGCACCGGGCCGAGCATGAAACACAGCTCGTCCGCGGCCTGTTCGAAGGAGTTCGCGGTGTGCAGCCCTTCGGCGGCGTCGGCACGGCCCGTCAGCAGGTGGGCCCAGCGGGCCCGGGACATCCCGCCGGTGTTGGGCGTCGTGGCGGTGGCGGCGTAGGCGGCGAACAGGGTCCAGTCGGGGGCGCCGTGGCGCACGCAGAGCAGCAGCGCGAGGGAGCCGAGCACGGCGGACACCGTCGCGGGCAGGGCGACGCGGGCCTGCCCGTACCGGTCGACCAGCCGTGCCGTCCACGGGGCGATCACCGCGGTCGCCGCCAGACCGGTCGCGACGACGGCACCGGCCAGGGCGTACGACCCCCGGGTCCCGGCGATCATCATGACCGCGCTCACGCTGAACATGCCCATCGGCAGCCGGGCGACGAGGTTCCAGACGGTGAACGCGCGGGCGCCGGGCAGCGCGAACAGACGGCGGTACGGGCCGCATTCCCGGTCCTTCGGCTTCTTCGGCCGCCCGCGCGGCGCGAAGTCGACGGCGACCAGGGTGTCGGCCGTGACGGTGAACAACGGGGCGTCCCGGGAGGCCGCACGGCGGCCGCGGAAGGTCGGCTGAGGCATGACCCCACCGTCGCCCGCCCCCGCGGCACCGGTCCAACACCTGATCGGTACCGATTCACGCACCGGCGTTGTAAGTTCACCGGGTGTCCGCCCCCACCCACCTCGACCCCCGCCTCCTGCGCGCCTTCGTCACCGTCGCCGAGGAGCTGCACTTCACCCGCGCCGCCCTGCGCCTGTACGTCGCCCAGCAGGCGCTCAGCCGTGATGTGCGGCGGCTGGAGCGGGAGTTGGGCAGCGAGCTGTTCGTACGGACCACCCGCCAGGTGACGCTCACCGCCGACGGCGAACACCTGCTGCCGTACGCCCGCCGCGCCCTCCAGGCGCAGGACGACCTGATCGCGGCCGCCGGACAGCCCCGGCCGCTGCTGGTGGACCTCAACTCCCCGGGCCTGCCGACCCCGCGCCGGGTCCTGCACCGGGCCCGCGAACTCACCCCCGGCCACGAGCTGATGGCCCGCTACGAGAGCGGCCTGACCTGGGCCGCGGCCGAGGTGCTCGCGGGACGGCTGGACGCGTCGTTCGGACGGTTCGCGGGGCTTCCCGAGGCGCTGCGGGCCGGGCTCGACCAGCAGCCCGTGCGGTACGAGCCGATGGCGGTGGTACTGCCCGAGGACCACCGGCTGGCCGCACTGGAGGAGGTGCCGCTCGCCGCGATGGCCGGCGAGACGGTGTACGCCGGGGCGGGCAATCCGCGCACCCCGGAGTGGACCGACCTCGCCCTGAGGCTGTTCGAGGGGCGGGACATCGCCCTCGCACCGCCGGAACCCCTGGCCGTCGGGGACGAGGAGTTCGAGCGGATCATGGCCAGAACACGCTGTCCGGTCCTCGCGGTGGTGGGCTTCCCCGCGCTGACCGCGATGGTGGTGCGCCCGCTCGTCGACCCGGTTCCCTTGTCGCCCGTGTCGCTGGTGTGGCGAAAAGGAAGGACTCACCCCGCTCTGGACGGACTTCGCCGGGCCGCCGCCGGTATCGCCGCCGAGGAGGGCTGGTTGCGACCCCCTGTGGAGGGGTGGGTTTCGGACAGTGATCTCGCTGTCATGAGTTCTCTCTGATGTCTCACGAATGACACGAATCGGCACCGGGGGAACACAGGACCTCCGCGTACGCTACATTCGACGCTCGAGCACAGTGTGATAAAAGGGGCGCTCGGAGCGGGTGGGGGCCCGAATCCGACGGCGACTGCTCGGGCCGTGAGCGCACCCCGGAACAGTCTCGTGGGGGAAGTGCGTGGAGAAGTGGCGAGAAGACGCCCAACCGGATCGGTCCGAGACCGCGTCGGCGTCCAAGGGTGACCACGGGAACTGGTTCTCCCGAAGCACGGCCGGCCACACCGCCGAACCGGAGCCCAGACCCTACGCCTCCGCCAGGGACGACTGGCCCTATCCGTACGACACGAGCGCCGTGACGCGCCCGACGGTCGGCACGCCGGCCGCGGACGGCACGCGCGGGATGCCCGTACAGCGCGGACCGGAGGGAATGCTGCACGACCCCTGGCAGGAGGACGCCCCGGCGACGGCCGTCCTGCCCCCCGTCCCCTTCCCCGCTCCCGCGGCACCCGCCGACGACGTACCGGACGACGCACCCGCCGGCACCGCGGCTGACGCGGACGACGCACCCGACACCGACGGCACCGACGACTCCGCCGGGCGGACCCATGACCCGCACGAGGTGACGATCCAGCTCGACGCCGTGCAGATCGGGGACGGAGTGCTGCTCGGCACGCCGAACCGGTCGGGCGGCGGAGCGGTGCACGAGCCCTCCGACGGGCCCGTCTTCGTCGACGAGTCGGGCCGCCGCGGCCGCCGCTACCGCCGTATCGGCCTGGCCGTCGGTCTGGCCTGCGCGGCGTACGCCGTCGTCATCGTCGCCACGCTGCTGTCCGGCAACTCCGACGCCCCCTGGGTGCC contains these protein-coding regions:
- the smpB gene encoding SsrA-binding protein SmpB; translated protein: MAKEKGRKLIAQNKKARHDYLIIDTYEAGLVLTGTEVKSLRQGRASLVDGFVQLDGNEAWLHNVHVPEYSQGTWTNHSARRKRKLLLHRAEIDKLESKSQETGHTIVPLALYFKDGRAKVEIALAKGKKEYDKRQTLREKQDRRETDRAISAVRRKQRA
- a CDS encoding sensor histidine kinase, with product MLVVGSLALTALDVASSSIGRRTVATGLTVLVLMPAVLLGQYAPPPYRLPHRWRWALLLVQAVLTYLPLVLFHYRWLSLLGFLAGAVLLTLPPTTSLPVALLVGASGPLLIHTGVVVTDRGSLSVLLSTAITASTVFAVAHLARLAARLHGSREQTALLAEQRTRARMRQDLHDLVGTSLVVIALRGESALRADAPEGSARAALTEMVELARRTHEDVRRISGPEAAFSLADEFAHAQRLLTAAGIAVRTSLPPLVEPGGAVADCLRSVLHEAVGNVLEHSRARICEIELRTGADGIRLTVRNDGVAADPAPPLPSAGGRRRGTGLAGLRGRAVALGGTLQAGPKDQEFSVAALLPLG
- a CDS encoding response regulator transcription factor, with protein sequence MIEVLVVEDHAVVRSGLVTLLSRELGIRITGQAGDGPAALAEAERLRPDVVLLDIDLPVMDGIAVAAALTAQVPGCRILMLTALDRPGHLGRALAAGVSGYLLKSATLAETADAIRRIAAGGRLVDPRMRDRRAAELTPLTEREAEVLRLAATGAHAREIAAELFLSVGTVRNRLSSAVGKLHARTLVDALRIAERHGWV
- a CDS encoding LacI family DNA-binding transcriptional regulator, which encodes MVKITDVARRAGVSPSTVSYALSGKRPISDETRRRVRAAVRELGYRAPARARGTARGGSRVLALAVPVRSGVHVPVVTQFAVSVVTAARAHDHDVLLLTQEEGEEGIERVAETGAADALVVMDVQLQDPRLPLLRSLPLPSVLIGVPAEPDGLTCVDLDFGAAGELCVEHLARLGHRTVALVGSPPEVYVRRTAFARRLVQGFTAAADRHRLASAVYPCEAGREAARAIAERLLREQPSLTGLVVHNEPLLDPLIDAFEQLGLRTPEDLSLVAVCPAPVAASARVPATSVAVPSTELGTRAVHLLLRKLSGAPVPEATLLPPRLTERASTAPRAEARTER
- a CDS encoding MFS transporter; the protein is MPQPTFRGRRAASRDAPLFTVTADTLVAVDFAPRGRPKKPKDRECGPYRRLFALPGARAFTVWNLVARLPMGMFSVSAVMMIAGTRGSYALAGAVVATGLAATAVIAPWTARLVDRYGQARVALPATVSAVLGSLALLLCVRHGAPDWTLFAAYAATATTPNTGGMSRARWAHLLTGRADAAEGLHTANSFEQAADELCFMLGPVLAAFLCSALFPEAGTLVGAVLLLTGVTLFVAQRSTEPPAERRATGRAPFRAPGMRPLLVVCLATGAVFGSMEVVTIAFADAQGHRPAAGAVLALQAAGSCAAGLAYGAVRPAGSAWSRLPLCLAAMTALMVLPLLAAALTGSLPLLAGALLLAGMATAPTMVTTMTLVQRCTPEGRLNEGMTLAVTGLLGGIACGSAAGGWLVEHASAAAGYGVPVAAAGTALLTALALFGPLGPRSPFGPSNRSVESRPAH
- a CDS encoding LysR family transcriptional regulator: MSAPTHLDPRLLRAFVTVAEELHFTRAALRLYVAQQALSRDVRRLERELGSELFVRTTRQVTLTADGEHLLPYARRALQAQDDLIAAAGQPRPLLVDLNSPGLPTPRRVLHRARELTPGHELMARYESGLTWAAAEVLAGRLDASFGRFAGLPEALRAGLDQQPVRYEPMAVVLPEDHRLAALEEVPLAAMAGETVYAGAGNPRTPEWTDLALRLFEGRDIALAPPEPLAVGDEEFERIMARTRCPVLAVVGFPALTAMVVRPLVDPVPLSPVSLVWRKGRTHPALDGLRRAAAGIAAEEGWLRPPVEGWVSDSDLAVMSSL